The Haloplasma contractile SSD-17B sequence CCATGCCACAGTACCTGCAAAACGATAACTTGAATTCTTATTGTACAATTTAGCTCCTAAATTTGTCGGTGCGATTACGATATCATGTGATTGACTAGTAATAGCACTAACTAGTAAATTAGGTCCATCTACCGTTTCAATCGTAATGTTAACACCTTCAATCGTTAAATTATCTTCGTGAATCATTTCAATTAACGTTACAGTAGGTCCTCCCTTAGGAACGATAATCTTAACTTCATCTACTGTATTTTGACCATCTGATGTCTTTTCATCTTCATTACACCCAAATAGAACAATTGATAAAGTAAAAATAATTGATAAAATTAAGTACTTTCTCATAACCATCCTCCAATATTTATCCCTATTTGTTTATATTTTAACAAATTTAAATTGACTAGTATGTAACATATGTTACAATTATGTTGAAATTGTTAATTTATGGGAGGGATAACATGGTGAAGAAACCTGTCAAACTATTTAATTTTAGTGATATCAATCGTTTAAAAGAAAGTCTTTCTAAAAAAATAAATTCTACATTTGTGAAACACTATAAAAAAAATGACATCATCCATTTTTCAGGAGACCCATGCTATTATTTATCCTTAATCGAAAATGGAATGGTTCATATTCAGCACAATACAAGCGATGGTCGTGAACTAATTATTAATTCATTGACTAAAAATCAGATGTTTGGAGAAATTCTACTGTTCTCTATCCAAAATAAGTACCCGTATGATATTGTGGTTAAGGAAGACAATACGATAATTCGATCCATTAGTAAAAATGACTTAGTAAATGCGTTAGCCCATGAACCTGATCTGTTAATCGCATTTTTAAATCACTTATCTGAAAGTTATATGAAACTTAATAAATACATTAAACTCATCTCTCAAAAAAAGTTAAATAAAAAGATCGCCTATTACTTGTTAGAACATAAACATATAAATGAGCATAATAAAGTAGCCTACCTAGACTCGAAAACAAAGCTAGCAGATTTTCTTGGTGTTGAACGCCCCTCGTTAGTGCGTGAACTTACTAACCTTAAAAAACAACAAATATTAGATTATGATAAAGATAAAATCACAGTAATCAACCTTAATCGACTCAGAATGTTACTCTAAATTCTATTAATTACTTAGATTACTACAATCTAATTTATCTAAAAAGAGCCCGCTCATAATGAGCAGGCTCTTTTATTTATGTTAACCTTAGTAACCATCAATTAATCTTGATTCTTTGATTACTTAATACATTTTATTTAAATTGTAAACTAACCAACATTAAATTTACTACATGCATGAACAACCAATGATTACTAATAAAATAAATAATACTAATATTAATGCATAACCAGATTCATAACCACCCATTAGTTTATTCCCCCTTTATTTTTTGTAACACA is a genomic window containing:
- a CDS encoding Crp/Fnr family transcriptional regulator — its product is MVKKPVKLFNFSDINRLKESLSKKINSTFVKHYKKNDIIHFSGDPCYYLSLIENGMVHIQHNTSDGRELIINSLTKNQMFGEILLFSIQNKYPYDIVVKEDNTIIRSISKNDLVNALAHEPDLLIAFLNHLSESYMKLNKYIKLISQKKLNKKIAYYLLEHKHINEHNKVAYLDSKTKLADFLGVERPSLVRELTNLKKQQILDYDKDKITVINLNRLRMLL
- a CDS encoding YjcZ family sporulation protein — its product is MGGYESGYALILVLFILLVIIGCSCM